Proteins encoded together in one Lutra lutra chromosome 4, mLutLut1.2, whole genome shotgun sequence window:
- the PLPPR4 gene encoding phospholipid phosphatase-related protein type 4, protein MQRAGSSGARGECDISGAGRLRLEKAARLGCAVHTSPGGGRGLGQAAGMSAKERPKGKVIKDSVTLLPCFYFVELPILASSVVSLYFLELTDVFKPVHSGFSCYDRSLSMPYIEPTQEAIPFLMLLSLAFAGPAITIMVGEGILYCCLSKRRNGVGLEPNINAGGCNFNSFLRRAVRFVGVHVFGLCSTALITDIIQLSTGYQAPYFLTVCKPNYTSLNVSCKENSYIVEDICSGSDLTVINSGRKSFPSQHATLAAFAAVYVSMYFNSTLTDSSKLLKPLLVFTFIICGIICGLTRITQYKNHPVDVYCGFLIGGGIALYLGLYAVGNFLPSDESMFQHRDALRSLTDINQDPSRVLSAKNGSSSDGIAHTEGILNRNHRDASSLTNLKRANADVEIITPRSPMGKENMVTFSNTLPRANTPSVEDPVRRNASIHASMDSARSKQLLTQWKNKNESRKLSLQVIETEPGQSPPRSIEMRSSSEPSRVGVNGDHHAPSNQYLKVQPGTVPGCNNSMPGGPRVSIQSRPGSSQLVHIPEETQENISTSPKSSSARAKWLKAAEKTVACNRSNSQPRIMQVIAMSKQQGVLQSSPKNTEGSTVSCTGSIRYKTLTDHEPSGIVRVEAHPENNRPIIQIPSTEGEGSGSWKWKAPEKGSLRQTYELNDLNRDSESCESLKDSFGSGDRKRSNIDNNEHHHHGITTIRVTPVEGSEIGSETLSISSSRDSTLRRKGNIILIPERSNSPENTRNIFYKGTSPTRAYKD, encoded by the exons TTGCCTATATTGGCATCATCGGTGGTTAGCCTGTATTTCCTTGAACTCACAGATGTCTTCAAACCCGTGCACTCTGGATTTAGCTGCTATGACCGGAGTCTTAGCATGCCCTATATTGAACCGACCCAGGAGGCAATTCCGTTCCTCATGTTGCTGAGCTTGGCTTTTGCTGGACCTGCAATTACG ATTATGGTAGGGGAAGGAATTCTCTACTGTTGCCTGTCCAAAAGAAGAAATGGGGTTGGACTGGAGCCCAACATAAATGCCGGAGGCTGCAATTTCAACTCCTTCCTTAGAAGAGCCGTCAGATTCGTTG GTGTTCATGTGTTTGGACTGTGCTCTACAGCTCTCATTACGGATATCATACAGCTCTCCACAGGGTATCAGGCACCATACTTTCTGACTGTGTGCAAGCCAAACTATACCTCTCTGAATGTGTCTTGCAAAGAAAATTCCTACATTGTAGAAGATATTTGCTCAGGATCTGACCTTACAGTTATCAACAGTGGCAG AAAATCATTCCCTTCTCAACATGCGACCCTCGCTGCCTTCGCAGCTGTGTACGTTTCG ATGTACTTCAATTCCACATTAACGGATTCCTCTAAGCTTCTCAAACCTCTCTTGGTCTTCACCTTTATCATCTGTGGGATCATCTGTGGGCTCACCCGAATAACTCAGTATAAGAACCACCCAGTTGATGTCTATTGTGGCTTTTTAATAGGAGGAGGAATTGCTCTCTACTTG GGCCTGTATGCTGTGGGGAATTTTCTGCCTAGCGATGAGAGTATGTTTCAGCACAGAGATGCCCTCAGATCTCTGACAGACATCAACCAGGACCCCAGCCGAGTTTTATCCGCTAAAAATGGTAGCAGCAGTGATGGAATTGCTCACACAGAAGGTATCCTCAACCGAAACCACAGAGATGCTAGCTCATTGACAAATCTCAAAAGAGCAAATGCTGATGTGGAAATCATCACTCCACGGAGCCCCATGGGGAAGGAGAACATGGTTACCTTTAGCAATACCCTGCCTAGAGCCAACACCCCATCCGTAGAAGACCCTGTCAGAAGAAATGCCTCCATTCATGCCTCTATGGATTCTGCTCGATCAAAGCAGCTTCTCACCCAGTGGAAGAATAAGAATGAAAGTCGGAAGTTGTCCTTGCAAGTTATAGAGACTGAGCCTGGACAGTCACCACCCAGATCCATAGAAATGAGGTCAAGCTCAGAGCCCTCCAGGGTGGGAGTGAATGGAGACCACCATGCTCCCAGCAATCAGTACCTCAAAGTACAGCCTGGCACTGTCCCTGGGTGTAACAATAGCATGCCTGGGGGACCAAGAGTGTCCATTCAGTCCCGCCCTGGGTCCTCACAGTTAGTGCACATCCCCGAGGAGACCCAGGAAAACATAAGCACCTCTCCCAAAAGCAGCTCTGCTCGAGCCAAATGGTTGAAAGCTGCCGAGAAGACTGTGGCCTGTAATAGAAGCAACAGCCAGCCCCGAATCATGCAAGTAATCGCTATGTCCAAGCAGCAGGGCGTCCTCCAAAGCAGCCCCAAGAACACCGAAGGCAGCACAGTCTCCTGCACGGGCTCCATCCGCTACAAAACCTTGACAGACCATGAACCCAGTGGGATCGTAAGGGTTGAGGCTCACCCAGAGAACAACAGGCCCATCATACAGATCCCATCCACCGAAGGCGAAGGTAGTGGCTCCTGGAAATGGAAAGCCCCTGAAAAGGGCAGCCTTCGCCAAACTTATGAGCTCAACGATCTCAACAGGGACTCAGAAAGCTGTGAGTCCCTGAAAGACAGTTTTGGTTCTGGAGACCGCAAGAGAAGCAACATAGATAACAATGAGCATCACCACCATGGAATCACCACAATCCGGGTCACCCCAGTAGAGGGCAGCGAAATTGGGTCAGAGACACTGTCCATTTCCTCCTCCCGCGACTCTACCCTGCGGAGAAAGGGCAACATTATCTTAATCCCTGAAAGAAGTAACAGCCCTGAAAACACTAGAAATATCTTCTACAAGGGAACCTCCCCAACACGGGCTTACAAAGATTGA